TGAGCTTAATGCTAACATTTattgataaatatataattattatgttAGACGTTCGCGTTACTGGGAGTATTACCAAAATATTTATCTTGTTACAGATCTTGATCCTTTTGGGTGTGGCAGCCCTGGCAGCAGCAGACAGCCGGGAGACCTTCTCTTATGCTGCTCCTCGGGTAAGGTCAACATCTAAACCTTCCTTGAGTTACACTTGAAGTTCTTTTAAATGAAACTGCACTCGTATCAACCATGATTAATTGAGTAATAAGTTGCTAAAATAATACAAATTTTATTTGTAATAGTATAGTTAAAATATAGCTTGTGGTAGTGACCTCAATGCTTGATCGTTTTAGAGTACATTTAGGTACTTCATCTTTACAATGTCAGGGAAAGACAAAGATCAGCTGAAAATGATTTGAGAATatctttttattggaattaatgaaCACAACTTTACAAATAAATATTACTgatacacaatgaaatcacagtaGTGTGATATGTCAATGAAAAAGTCTTTGAAGCAGGACGGCTGGACCGAACTAACATCCTTGGTCACGCTAAACGAGCGCCTTAACCCAAGGACCACGATATGCTTAATAATATCACGGTTAATTAGTACTGTACGCGTCTGGGATGACCCAGGACTCTGGTTCGATCTCACCGTCCTGCTCCAAAAATTTCTCATGTAATTTTTTAGATAtgaaacaattatacatataattATATTACAACTTTAACATAACATTTGGAGTTATGTTAGACATAACTCCAAATGTTATGGAGTAATAACATTTGGAGTAACATATCAAATCTTATATATATGTAGAGGGTGTCTTCTGACGAGTCTTATGAGTCAAGTGAGGCTCAGTACAACTTCAACTATGCTGTGAAACACGAAGACTCCGGCAACGACTTCGGTCACCAGGAGACCCGCGACGGTGACGACACCAAGGGGTCGTACTACGTGCAGCTTCCCGACGGTCGTCTGCAGACTGTGAACTACATAGTGGAGGGAGACTCAGGCTACATCGCTGATGTCAAGTACGACGGTGAGGCTCGCTACCCAGACTCCGACGAGTCCAGGGAGGCTCCCCGCTACGCCGCTCCCAGGCCCCGCTACTTCGACTCCAATGAGTCCAAGTAATTAAGAGTAGCTCACCAACAAATGTGTCGACAACCATATCTATCTACCCATGACGAATGTCTTGCTTGACCATTTATTTCAAATTCAAAACTTATATTTATTACAATAAATTATTCTGCATGTAAACTGTTCCTTATATCCCTCATTCATAACATAATTATGTGGTATATTTCTACaaataaaattataatttaaaactaGTAATATGCATCATTAGTCTTAACCTTTGGACTGAACTTTGTATCTGAAAATGTTATATTATTTTTGTGTTTATAAAAATGGCAGGATATGCAATGAAAAAGTGAAGCAAAATAGCAAGTATGATATCAAACATTGTTTTCAACAAATATATTCAGGATCCAAGATAATTCAAACTACAAACATTATTTAATTCACGAATTTTTACCTataatacagcccgtcctcatcaacaaacaccaATTGGGTGTTATTCTAGCCACCAAAGCCCTTTTTACGATTAAAAAACACTTTACACGCGACAACTTAGATGACGTATGTACTGTTCTCGAGTAGTGCTTCGTTCAGGGCCTCTGCATTCAATGCacctctctaaatgcttcacctatTTACTGCAAATACCAACAATCACAAGCAGaacttagcctaacctaatctagacCTAATTATTCAGAACATtctagtatataataatattaccTTATGTTCGAGAAAATGTAAATTTTGAATGCGCAGTGAGTTAAAATTGACGGATGCGTCTCTAGTTGttatgttatagattcagctactcggaacaagttccaagtagcacgggctatggtgagcccgtagcttacctggcacaggagcggtgctgtgtgtgtggcgtctTTAGGTGCGGCGGCCGCCTGGACGAGCTTGCCTGAAGACAGTGGAGGTAATAATTAGACTTTTCATCTATGGAAGATTAAGAGTATGTAAGAGACATGTCCATTTTCGGTAATTTATTTTTAAGGTCTATTAAGCATAACAAAAATTTCATTTGTTCTGTATTGATGAATGTCAGTTGACGTTAGTCTCATTGTAATCCTGTGAACTGATTTACACAAGCTGACGTAtgccgcagtttaagggttaagagaaGACTAACTTCATCTAATAAAACTTTAGATTTTTACACAAAATTTATCTCAATGATATTTTTGTTGAGAAATAATTTTAGTGTTCAGTCATACGAATCTTGAAAACGATTTACAAGTGACTATAGAGAAAAAACATGATTTTGTGCATATAAATGCAGTATATATTGGGTAGTTGGAGCAATAACATGCGTCCTGCCTGCCGTGAAAATGCGGCATGTGTTACAAATTTTAATATGACAATAGC
This is a stretch of genomic DNA from Procambarus clarkii isolate CNS0578487 chromosome 45, FALCON_Pclarkii_2.0, whole genome shotgun sequence. It encodes these proteins:
- the LOC123770211 gene encoding pro-resilin-like yields the protein MNTKILILLGVAALAAADSRETFSYAAPRRVSSDESYESSEAQYNFNYAVKHEDSGNDFGHQETRDGDDTKGSYYVQLPDGRLQTVNYIVEGDSGYIADVKYDGEARYPDSDESREAPRYAAPRPRYFDSNESK